A single genomic interval of Lewinellaceae bacterium harbors:
- a CDS encoding class I SAM-dependent methyltransferase: MNPYHQSNRERWNAAAPKWKAMIDRRGNWQEIPTRPDLVFAEQEMKYFTALAGKKVAVLGSGDNMAVLAFAGMGTRATSVDISEKQLENARGRAATLELDIQFLQADVTDLSALPDAAFDLVYTGGHVAVWVSDLQQYYNEAGRILRPGGLFMVNEYHPFRRIWKKNTGKLEVEAGYYDPGPFRYEYTNDILEPEAGGYPSYEFHWTVSDLIQAMLRAGCRLVEAAEFGTHVGDWEGAPLEGLPEWLLLVGRKELY, translated from the coding sequence ATGAACCCTTACCACCAATCCAACCGCGAGCGCTGGAACGCCGCCGCCCCCAAATGGAAGGCCATGATCGACCGCCGGGGCAACTGGCAGGAAATCCCTACCCGGCCGGATCTCGTATTTGCCGAACAGGAAATGAAATATTTTACAGCGCTCGCCGGCAAAAAGGTGGCCGTGCTGGGCAGCGGCGACAATATGGCCGTGCTCGCCTTTGCCGGAATGGGCACTCGGGCCACCTCCGTAGACATTTCTGAAAAACAGCTGGAAAACGCCAGGGGCCGGGCGGCAACCCTGGAGTTGGACATCCAATTCCTGCAGGCGGATGTAACAGATCTTTCCGCCTTGCCGGATGCCGCGTTCGACCTGGTGTATACCGGCGGACACGTCGCGGTTTGGGTGTCTGATCTTCAGCAATACTACAACGAAGCCGGCCGCATCCTCCGGCCCGGCGGCCTGTTTATGGTCAACGAGTACCATCCTTTCCGCCGGATTTGGAAAAAGAATACCGGAAAGCTGGAGGTAGAAGCAGGCTACTACGACCCCGGCCCCTTCCGCTACGAATACACCAACGATATCCTGGAACCCGAGGCCGGCGGCTACCCCAGCTACGAATTTCACTGGACGGTGAGCGATCTCATTCAGGCGATGCTCCGGGCTGGCTGCCGGCTGGTTGAGGCGGCCGAGTTTGGCACGCATGTGGGGGACTGGGAGGGGGCGCCGCTGGAGGGGCTGCCGGAGTGGTTGTTGTTAGTGGGGAGGAAGGAGTTATACTGA
- a CDS encoding Rpn family recombination-promoting nuclease/putative transposase, whose amino-acid sequence MSSIRKHIRFDWAIKRILRDKANFGILEGFLTELTGEEIKIETILESESNKEAEDGKFNRVDLLVRNSKGELIIIEVQNSHELDYFLRILFGISKAVTEYIKEGDPYSKIKKVISVNIIYFDLGQGEDYVYKGTTSFKGIHKQDILELSPSQKRLFGKEAIEQLYPEIYLIKVNQFDDLAKDSLDEWIYFFKNSEIKEEFKAKGLKEAEEKLKIVNMDEGEYKSYQRYLDNLRYQASIAETLKIEAEEKVRKDEKLEIARMMMKSNEPIEKIKLYTGLSEEEIEAL is encoded by the coding sequence ATGAGCAGCATCAGAAAGCATATCAGATTTGATTGGGCCATCAAAAGGATCTTGCGGGACAAGGCCAATTTTGGCATACTGGAAGGATTTTTAACCGAATTGACCGGGGAAGAAATCAAGATCGAAACCATACTTGAGAGCGAAAGCAATAAGGAGGCCGAAGATGGAAAATTCAACCGGGTGGATTTGCTGGTCCGGAACAGCAAAGGGGAGTTGATCATCATCGAAGTTCAGAATTCCCACGAATTAGATTACTTCCTGAGGATATTGTTTGGCATATCAAAAGCGGTAACCGAGTACATCAAAGAAGGCGACCCTTATTCAAAGATCAAAAAAGTCATATCCGTTAACATCATCTACTTCGACCTGGGCCAGGGAGAGGATTATGTTTATAAGGGAACAACTTCTTTTAAAGGAATACATAAGCAGGATATTCTGGAATTGTCTCCAAGCCAGAAGAGGCTATTTGGAAAAGAGGCGATAGAACAGTTGTACCCGGAAATTTACCTGATCAAGGTAAACCAGTTTGACGACCTGGCTAAAGACAGCCTGGATGAATGGATTTACTTCTTTAAGAACAGCGAGATCAAAGAGGAGTTTAAAGCCAAAGGCTTAAAAGAAGCGGAGGAAAAGCTGAAGATCGTGAATATGGATGAAGGGGAATACAAGTCTTATCAGCGGTATCTGGATAACCTGAGGTATCAGGCGAGCATTGCAGAAACTTTGAAGATCGAGGCGGAAGAGAAAGTGAGAAAGGATGAAAAATTAGAGATCGCCAGGATGATGATGAAGAGCAATGAGCCGATAGAAAAAATAAAATTGTATACTGGCTTATCAGAGGAGGAAATTGAGGCATTGTAA
- a CDS encoding acetate--CoA ligase family protein — MANLIADMQPQTTELLPTLFHPKSIAIIGASRDESSVSFGMLKNLLLGNFKGRLYPVNPKADSILGLKAYRTVLEIEEEVQLALIAVPRDAVPGVLEECGEKNIKAAVIITAGFKEIGEKGKKLEEQIIGIAKSHGITFLGPNCLGIINAAPDVQMNATFARRKAERGNVSFLSQSGAVGVYGLEYAAENGIGFSKFVSLGNKAMLNENHMLDLLARDASTKAILAYLEDLVDPRAFIDAASRITRGKNAKPILAIKSGRSKSGKRAVASHTGALSQRDDVLDFLFRQGGVIRVGSIEELFSQALCLSIQPIPAGSRMAIVTNAGGPAIIAADEAERLGAEIPELSDELKKNLMQGLPETVSVRNPIDLVGDAGVERYEHALKTILHSGEADVILVICTPQMMTDMEEIAGLVARLADTAREKGITLVASFASFEEVMMEKTERILRTKNVPNYPFVENAVQACATAIRFTQLRQRPAGQVTAFDVDKKAVEEELKNARGSFLKGPESYRILESYGISTARHRLATSKEEALKAGREIGYPLAASVVSPDIIHKSDTGGVILDIDDEAELAKTYDRILAQVAQKVPGAHIEGVFVKEMVTEGAELIFGAQYNEHLGHLLMFGLGGKYVEVIKDVTFRLAPITREDAEEMIREVKAYEMLKGFRDIPAADLEALIEGLLRLSQLVTDFPEIQEIDLNPVFAQKDGIAVVDARMLL; from the coding sequence ATGGCCAACCTGATCGCTGACATGCAACCCCAAACCACAGAATTGCTTCCCACCCTTTTCCACCCCAAAAGCATTGCCATCATCGGCGCCTCGCGAGACGAGAGCAGCGTGAGCTTCGGCATGCTCAAAAACCTGCTGCTGGGCAATTTCAAGGGGCGGCTCTACCCCGTCAACCCCAAAGCAGACAGCATCCTGGGGCTCAAGGCATACAGGACCGTTCTGGAAATCGAAGAGGAAGTTCAACTCGCCCTTATTGCCGTGCCCCGGGATGCTGTGCCCGGGGTTTTGGAGGAATGCGGAGAAAAAAACATCAAAGCAGCCGTCATCATCACCGCCGGCTTTAAGGAGATCGGCGAAAAGGGCAAAAAACTGGAGGAGCAGATCATCGGGATCGCCAAAAGCCACGGGATCACTTTTCTGGGGCCCAACTGCCTGGGCATCATCAACGCCGCGCCAGACGTGCAGATGAACGCCACTTTCGCCCGCCGCAAAGCCGAACGGGGCAATGTTTCTTTCCTTTCGCAGAGCGGCGCCGTCGGGGTTTACGGGCTGGAATACGCTGCTGAGAACGGCATTGGTTTTTCCAAATTCGTCTCCCTGGGCAATAAGGCCATGCTCAATGAAAACCACATGCTGGACCTGCTCGCCCGGGACGCCTCAACCAAGGCCATTCTAGCCTATCTGGAAGACCTGGTTGACCCGCGGGCTTTCATCGACGCTGCTTCCCGCATTACCAGGGGCAAAAACGCCAAGCCTATTCTGGCGATCAAATCCGGAAGGAGCAAAAGCGGGAAACGGGCGGTCGCTTCCCATACCGGCGCGCTCTCCCAGCGCGACGACGTGCTCGACTTTTTATTCCGCCAGGGCGGGGTCATCCGGGTAGGGAGCATTGAAGAATTGTTCAGCCAGGCGCTTTGCTTGTCCATCCAGCCCATTCCTGCCGGCAGCCGCATGGCAATAGTGACCAATGCCGGCGGCCCGGCCATCATCGCCGCCGATGAGGCAGAGCGGCTGGGCGCGGAAATCCCCGAATTGTCCGATGAGTTGAAGAAAAACCTGATGCAGGGACTGCCGGAGACCGTTAGCGTCCGCAATCCAATCGACCTGGTGGGCGATGCCGGGGTGGAACGCTATGAACACGCCCTGAAAACCATTCTGCATTCCGGAGAGGCCGATGTCATCCTCGTCATCTGCACTCCGCAGATGATGACCGACATGGAAGAGATTGCCGGCCTGGTGGCCCGCCTGGCCGATACGGCTCGCGAAAAGGGCATTACCCTGGTTGCCTCCTTCGCTTCTTTCGAGGAAGTGATGATGGAAAAAACAGAACGCATCCTGCGCACGAAAAACGTCCCCAATTATCCCTTCGTGGAGAATGCGGTGCAAGCCTGCGCCACCGCCATACGCTTTACGCAACTGCGCCAGCGGCCGGCCGGGCAGGTTACTGCCTTTGATGTTGACAAAAAGGCAGTGGAAGAGGAACTTAAGAATGCCCGGGGTTCCTTCCTGAAGGGACCGGAAAGTTACCGCATACTGGAAAGTTATGGCATCAGCACGGCCCGCCACCGCCTGGCCACCAGCAAAGAGGAGGCGCTGAAAGCAGGCAGGGAAATTGGATACCCCCTTGCCGCCAGTGTGGTTTCTCCTGACATCATCCATAAGTCCGATACCGGAGGGGTGATCCTCGATATCGACGATGAAGCAGAACTGGCCAAAACCTATGACAGAATCCTGGCTCAGGTTGCCCAAAAAGTGCCGGGCGCGCATATTGAAGGCGTATTTGTGAAGGAAATGGTGACAGAAGGGGCGGAACTGATATTCGGCGCGCAATACAACGAACACCTGGGGCACTTGCTTATGTTTGGCCTGGGCGGAAAATACGTAGAGGTCATTAAGGATGTTACCTTCCGCCTGGCTCCCATCACCCGGGAAGATGCAGAGGAAATGATCAGGGAAGTAAAAGCCTATGAAATGCTGAAGGGCTTCCGCGACATTCCTGCCGCCGACCTGGAGGCCCTGATCGAAGGGCTGCTCCGGCTGTCCCAACTGGTGACGGATTTTCCCGAAATACAGGAAATCGACCTCAACCCGGTATTCGCCCAAAAGGACGGGATAGCGGTGGTCGATGCCCGCATGTTGTTGTAA
- a CDS encoding phytanoyl-CoA dioxygenase family protein gives MEKTTTELSILGESYTLTPDQIAFYRENRYIKLKQVLPPEVLSYYANVIHDKVKELNTMHLPLAERDTYSKAFLQVMNLWRKSEEIKRLVFSKRLARIAAELMGVSGVRLYHDQALFKEPGGGFTPWHADQYYWPLSNDNAVTVWIPLQETPLAMGPLEFSAQSHRLNNGRGLKISDESERQIEQMLREGGFQHIVEPFELGEASFHSGWLFHRAGANTTNKMRQVMTVIYMDKDMRLKAPENSNQQADWDTWCPGAEVGEVIDTALNPVLYSPS, from the coding sequence ATGGAAAAAACAACCACCGAGCTAAGCATTTTAGGCGAATCCTATACCCTGACGCCAGATCAAATCGCTTTCTACCGGGAAAACCGCTACATCAAACTAAAGCAGGTACTGCCCCCGGAGGTGTTAAGCTACTATGCCAACGTGATCCACGACAAGGTCAAAGAACTGAACACCATGCACCTGCCCCTGGCGGAACGCGACACCTACAGCAAAGCCTTCCTTCAGGTCATGAACCTCTGGAGGAAAAGCGAGGAGATCAAACGCCTGGTTTTCAGCAAACGCCTGGCCCGCATCGCTGCCGAGCTCATGGGCGTAAGCGGCGTGCGCCTCTACCACGACCAGGCCCTGTTCAAGGAGCCGGGCGGCGGCTTCACGCCCTGGCATGCCGACCAGTACTACTGGCCTTTGTCGAACGACAACGCCGTTACCGTTTGGATACCCCTGCAGGAGACTCCGCTGGCCATGGGCCCGCTGGAGTTCAGCGCCCAAAGCCACCGGCTGAACAACGGCCGCGGGCTGAAGATCAGCGATGAAAGCGAAAGGCAGATCGAGCAGATGCTCAGAGAGGGCGGCTTTCAGCACATTGTCGAACCTTTTGAATTGGGAGAAGCGAGTTTCCACTCCGGCTGGCTCTTCCACCGCGCCGGCGCCAATACGACGAATAAAATGCGGCAGGTAATGACCGTGATCTATATGGATAAGGACATGCGCCTGAAAGCCCCGGAGAACAGCAACCAGCAGGCCGATTGGGATACCTGGTGCCCGGGGGCGGAGGTGGGCGAGGTGATTGATACGGCGTTGAACCCGGTGTTGTACAGCCCCAGTTAA
- a CDS encoding NINE protein encodes MRTKQRRLAAIMFTDIVGYSSMMQKNEEIANRLRVRHREVFQRLHERFEGKILQYYGDGTLSIFPSAVSAVECGVALQQALKKEPQVPIRIGIHTGDITFDQEEVYGDGVNVAARIESLCVPGGVFISGKAYDDIKNHSRLKARPLGAFQLKNIQQEVSVFAIANAGVNVPEYEWQAAPVAEKPRGAPKKRGRKSKWVAAILALLFGIFGAHRFYLGQQKIGILFLAFFFLANFAVPSLGRFLGIPAIIGFIDFIAFLVMPRAAFDEKYNEIAQAEKQAAVQKQEAESPHPKQILERQFEQYREKGIAAYQNYDYDGAIENLIKAIEIKYDDPEAHFLLACCYSINEEAEKALSHLDVAVAFGLSNPERINTHDDLAYLRVQSAFGKFKENGFRLAKELPPPSTEWLEVVEQDQSDLLEQLNRLEKQWRAGELSEEEYQQRQEELRAGKE; translated from the coding sequence ATGAGAACCAAGCAACGCCGGTTAGCGGCCATTATGTTTACAGATATCGTGGGCTATTCTTCCATGATGCAGAAGAATGAGGAGATCGCCAACCGCCTCAGGGTGCGGCACCGCGAGGTGTTCCAGCGGTTGCACGAGCGGTTTGAAGGGAAAATATTGCAGTATTACGGCGACGGTACGCTCAGCATTTTTCCCAGCGCCGTTTCAGCGGTGGAATGCGGCGTGGCCTTGCAGCAAGCCTTGAAGAAGGAACCCCAGGTGCCGATCCGCATTGGCATCCACACCGGCGACATTACTTTTGACCAGGAGGAAGTGTATGGCGACGGGGTGAACGTGGCCGCCCGCATCGAATCCCTCTGCGTGCCGGGAGGCGTCTTCATTTCCGGGAAAGCCTACGACGACATTAAAAACCACAGCCGCCTGAAAGCCAGGCCGCTCGGGGCATTTCAGCTGAAGAACATACAGCAGGAGGTCTCGGTTTTTGCCATCGCCAACGCCGGCGTCAACGTTCCGGAATACGAATGGCAGGCTGCTCCTGTTGCAGAAAAACCACGGGGGGCACCAAAAAAAAGGGGCAGGAAAAGCAAGTGGGTGGCGGCGATTCTGGCCCTGTTATTCGGCATTTTTGGCGCCCACCGCTTTTACCTGGGGCAGCAAAAAATCGGAATCCTGTTTCTGGCCTTTTTCTTTCTGGCCAACTTCGCCGTTCCCAGCCTGGGAAGATTCCTGGGTATACCGGCTATTATTGGCTTCATCGATTTTATCGCCTTCCTGGTGATGCCCAGGGCGGCTTTCGATGAAAAGTACAATGAAATAGCGCAGGCGGAGAAGCAGGCAGCGGTTCAAAAACAAGAGGCGGAAAGTCCGCACCCCAAGCAGATATTGGAGCGTCAGTTCGAACAGTATCGGGAAAAAGGCATAGCAGCGTACCAGAATTACGATTACGACGGCGCCATTGAAAACCTGATCAAAGCCATCGAAATCAAGTACGACGACCCGGAAGCGCACTTTCTGCTGGCCTGTTGTTATTCGATCAATGAAGAAGCAGAAAAAGCATTGTCTCACCTCGATGTAGCGGTGGCATTCGGGCTCAGCAACCCCGAGCGGATCAACACCCACGACGACCTGGCCTACCTGCGCGTTCAATCCGCTTTCGGGAAGTTTAAGGAAAATGGCTTTCGGCTGGCCAAAGAACTGCCCCCGCCCAGCACGGAATGGCTGGAGGTGGTGGAACAAGATCAGTCCGATCTGCTGGAGCAACTCAACCGGCTGGAAAAGCAGTGGCGGGCCGGCGAGCTGTCGGAGGAGGAATACCAGCAACGGCAGGAGGAGTTGAGAGCCGGAAAGGAGTAA
- a CDS encoding IPTL-CTERM sorting domain-containing protein has product MKKTGLLYLLFFLGLSMAANAQTFYLRSQASACDFGNTNASCQLTDPDMNGVYELSYDFGASPIGRQEFKIYNSDNDTWYPPNANSWFIHSGGSVTFRINTANFQVEAVDGLSAPLCAPGDFNGFNPNSSASAMVNTGGTNWCYTVPNAGTYSWKPTVCGGFDSWQPGNGERDVNSANWSITTSSDNEQFCVTYDPATGRVTYANPPTGIYLRGSQGFPCDFGNTSASCELEDPDGDGVYELTYDFGSTPIGRQEFKIYNAATDTWYPGGPNAWYNHQGGSVAFRFDSNTGEVEAAEDGFFPALCAPGQYNGFDNSVPMTPMGNGIWCYNVDVAGTYEWKPVVCGSFDSWQQTGGERSVNSGNWQFTTTTNNEQICVAYDLATGRVGYTAVPSNIPTMSEWGVMILALLMLIFGAVVVRQRKLALAGTQNSSFSWRSLPFDRAFFPKALLFAGLALVAVFAVAVTFFGYEMTSADVPGSLVALPLLAYLATLLREEQQ; this is encoded by the coding sequence ATGAAAAAAACCGGCTTACTCTATCTACTATTCTTTCTCGGCCTGTCGATGGCTGCGAACGCACAAACCTTCTATCTAAGAAGCCAGGCATCAGCCTGCGATTTTGGCAATACCAACGCCTCCTGCCAATTAACCGACCCGGACATGAACGGCGTTTACGAACTGTCTTATGATTTCGGCGCGTCGCCCATCGGCCGGCAGGAATTCAAGATTTACAACAGCGACAACGACACCTGGTACCCGCCCAATGCCAATTCCTGGTTCATCCATTCCGGCGGCTCGGTAACTTTCCGGATCAATACGGCGAATTTCCAGGTAGAGGCGGTGGACGGGCTTTCTGCTCCGCTCTGCGCGCCAGGCGACTTCAACGGTTTCAACCCCAACTCTTCTGCTTCCGCAATGGTCAATACGGGAGGAACCAACTGGTGTTATACGGTACCTAATGCGGGCACGTACTCCTGGAAGCCCACCGTTTGCGGCGGTTTCGACTCCTGGCAGCCCGGCAACGGCGAGCGCGATGTCAACTCGGCCAACTGGAGCATAACTACTTCCTCTGATAACGAGCAATTTTGTGTAACTTATGACCCGGCCACCGGCCGGGTAACCTACGCCAACCCGCCAACCGGCATCTACCTGCGGGGCAGCCAGGGGTTTCCCTGCGACTTTGGCAACACCAGCGCCTCCTGCGAACTGGAAGACCCGGACGGGGACGGCGTGTACGAATTGACTTACGACTTTGGTTCCACGCCCATCGGCCGGCAGGAATTCAAGATATACAATGCCGCCACCGATACCTGGTATCCGGGCGGCCCCAATGCGTGGTACAACCACCAGGGCGGGAGTGTCGCCTTCCGGTTTGATTCGAATACAGGGGAAGTAGAGGCGGCAGAAGACGGCTTTTTCCCTGCCTTATGCGCGCCGGGCCAGTACAATGGTTTTGACAATTCCGTTCCTATGACGCCTATGGGCAACGGCATCTGGTGTTATAATGTAGATGTAGCTGGTACTTACGAGTGGAAGCCGGTCGTTTGCGGCAGCTTTGATTCCTGGCAGCAGACCGGCGGCGAAAGGAGCGTCAACTCCGGCAACTGGCAGTTTACTACAACTACGAATAACGAGCAGATTTGTGTGGCCTACGATTTGGCGACGGGCCGGGTTGGCTATACGGCTGTGCCTTCCAATATTCCCACTATGTCGGAGTGGGGCGTGATGATCCTGGCCTTGCTGATGCTCATTTTCGGAGCAGTGGTGGTTCGCCAGCGCAAGCTTGCCCTGGCGGGCACTCAAAACAGCAGCTTTTCCTGGCGCAGCCTGCCGTTCGACCGGGCTTTCTTTCCTAAAGCTTTGTTGTTCGCTGGCCTGGCTCTGGTGGCGGTTTTTGCCGTTGCTGTCACTTTCTTTGGTTATGAGATGACCAGCGCCGACGTACCGGGCAGCCTGGTTGCGCTGCCCTTGTTGGCTTATCTGGCAACGTTGTTGCGGGAAGAACAGCAGTAG